In a single window of the Nocardioides massiliensis genome:
- a CDS encoding L-threonylcarbamoyladenylate synthase has translation MARYFDIHPVDPQPRLIGQVVELLRDGSLIAYPTDSCYALGIALDNRDGLERIRSIRQLDAKHHFTLVCADFAQLGQFVHVDNASFRMVKAATPGQYTFILPATGEVPKRLMHPKKRTVGVRIPEHRVTQAILSELGEPLLSSTLLLPDADEPMTQAWQIDDEIGHLLDAVIDGGDCGAEPTTVVDLSDGVPEVVRQGAGDTSRFE, from the coding sequence ATGGCGCGCTACTTCGACATCCACCCGGTCGACCCACAGCCGCGGCTGATCGGACAGGTCGTCGAGCTGCTGCGCGACGGCAGCCTCATCGCCTACCCGACCGACTCCTGCTACGCGCTGGGCATCGCGCTGGACAACCGCGACGGACTGGAGCGGATCCGCTCGATCCGCCAGCTCGACGCCAAGCACCACTTCACGCTGGTCTGCGCCGACTTCGCCCAGCTCGGGCAGTTCGTCCACGTCGACAACGCGTCGTTCCGGATGGTCAAGGCGGCCACCCCGGGGCAGTACACCTTCATCCTCCCGGCCACCGGCGAGGTGCCGAAGCGGTTGATGCACCCGAAGAAGCGCACCGTCGGCGTCCGCATCCCCGAGCACCGCGTGACCCAGGCGATCCTCAGTGAGCTCGGGGAGCCGCTGCTGTCGTCGACGCTGCTGCTGCCCGACGCCGACGAGCCGATGACCCAGGCGTGGCAGATCGACGACGAGATCGGCCACCTGCTCGACGCCGTCATCGACGGCGGTGACTGCGGGGCGGAGCCGACCACCGTGGTCGACCTCTCCGACGGCGTCCCCGAGGTCGTGCGTCAGGGCGCGGGGGACACCAGCCGCTTCGAGTGA
- a CDS encoding DUF4245 domain-containing protein translates to MSAPQPAGRPGRYQRSTPALIGSLIVVLAGVGLFVGFRSLVRDDVQVDPRALNEQEYAAVLSAARDQVPAVAPNALPEDWITTSMRFTPEPTPRFHLGMLTDERRYVGVEQSRAAVERMVSTHVDADAVPGDDVEVTDGELAGTWQSWTDDGGDFALTRTFEDTTVLVVGTAGADTITALAASLTTD, encoded by the coding sequence GTGAGTGCACCGCAGCCCGCTGGGCGTCCCGGCCGCTACCAACGGTCGACCCCGGCGCTGATCGGGTCGCTGATCGTGGTGCTCGCCGGCGTCGGGCTCTTCGTCGGCTTCCGCAGCCTGGTGCGCGACGACGTGCAGGTCGACCCGCGGGCGCTGAACGAGCAGGAGTACGCCGCGGTCCTTTCGGCCGCACGCGACCAGGTCCCCGCAGTCGCGCCCAACGCGCTGCCGGAGGACTGGATCACCACGAGCATGCGCTTCACGCCGGAGCCGACACCGCGCTTCCACCTCGGGATGCTGACCGACGAGCGCCGCTACGTCGGCGTCGAGCAGTCCCGGGCCGCGGTCGAGCGGATGGTCAGCACGCACGTCGACGCCGATGCGGTGCCCGGCGACGACGTCGAGGTCACCGACGGCGAGCTCGCCGGCACCTGGCAGTCGTGGACCGACGACGGCGGCGACTTCGCCCTGACCCGGACCTTCGAGGACACCACCGTCCTCGTCGTCGGCACCGCCGGCGCGGACACCATCACCGCCCTCGCCGCCTCCCTCACGACGGATTGA
- the xseA gene encoding exodeoxyribonuclease VII large subunit translates to MALETSLAAPAPVRQIALAVGQWVERLGVVWVEGQVAQVNRRQGTQTVFMTLRDPIADISLTVTCPRSLYDALNPPVVEGASVVIQAKPSFYPNRGTFSMAARDIRTVGLGDLLARLEQRRQLLAAEGLFDRARKRPLPFLPGTVGLVTAPSSAAERDVLEVARRRWPAVQFAVRYAAMQGPRSAAEVIEAVRALDADPSVDVLVIARGGGSVEDLLPFSDEGLLRVVSACRTPIVSAIGHDQDNPLLDLVADVRASTPTDAAKLVVPDVVEELARVRQARDRVRRAVVTRLDREQRAVADLRSRPVLADPRAGLMERRQAVRDLRDRGRRALGVRLEARAADLEHQRARVRSLSPLATLQRGYAVVRTADGHLVGADAEPGTGVRIRVAGAELGATIDDVRLIEESTDE, encoded by the coding sequence GTGGCCCTCGAGACCTCGCTCGCCGCTCCCGCCCCCGTCCGCCAGATCGCCCTGGCCGTCGGGCAGTGGGTCGAGCGACTCGGCGTCGTCTGGGTCGAGGGCCAGGTCGCCCAGGTCAACCGCCGCCAGGGCACGCAGACGGTCTTCATGACCCTGCGCGACCCGATCGCCGACATCTCGCTGACGGTGACCTGCCCGCGCTCGTTGTACGACGCCCTCAACCCCCCGGTGGTCGAGGGCGCGAGCGTCGTGATCCAGGCGAAGCCGTCGTTCTACCCCAACCGCGGCACCTTCTCGATGGCCGCGCGCGACATCCGCACGGTCGGACTCGGCGACCTGCTCGCCCGGTTGGAGCAGCGCCGCCAGCTGCTCGCCGCGGAGGGCCTCTTCGACCGCGCCCGCAAGCGGCCGCTGCCGTTCCTGCCCGGCACCGTGGGGCTCGTCACGGCACCCTCGTCGGCCGCGGAGCGCGACGTGCTCGAGGTCGCCCGGCGCCGCTGGCCGGCGGTGCAGTTCGCCGTGCGGTACGCCGCCATGCAGGGCCCACGGTCGGCGGCCGAGGTGATCGAGGCCGTCCGCGCGCTCGACGCCGACCCGTCCGTCGACGTGCTGGTGATCGCCCGCGGCGGCGGCTCGGTCGAGGACCTGCTGCCGTTCTCCGACGAGGGGCTGTTGCGGGTGGTCTCGGCCTGCCGCACCCCGATCGTCTCGGCGATCGGCCACGACCAGGACAACCCGCTGCTCGACCTCGTCGCCGACGTGCGTGCCTCGACGCCGACCGACGCCGCCAAGCTGGTCGTCCCCGACGTCGTCGAGGAGCTCGCGCGCGTCCGACAGGCGCGCGACCGGGTGCGGCGCGCCGTGGTGACCCGCCTCGACCGAGAGCAGCGTGCGGTCGCCGATCTCCGCAGCCGACCCGTCCTCGCCGACCCGCGGGCGGGACTCATGGAGCGCCGACAGGCCGTGCGCGACCTGCGCGACCGCGGGCGCCGGGCCCTCGGCGTACGCCTCGAGGCACGCGCCGCCGATCTCGAGCACCAGCGTGCCCGGGTCCGGTCGCTGTCGCCGCTGGCCACCCTGCAGCGTGGGTACGCCGTGGTCCGCACCGCCGACGGCCACCTGGTCGGCGCGGACGCCGAGCCGGGCACGGGTGTCCGCATCCGGGTCGCCGGCGCCGAGCTGGGCGCGACCATCGACGACGTCCGACTGATCGAGGAGAGCACCGATGAGTGA
- a CDS encoding DUF6542 domain-containing protein, which produces MSVLAHAAAVLVTVAALDITLTDRIGMLFDLVFITTCLMTALAARPGDFFVVGIAPPLALLALCLVLAAFAPATVADAGDGLVQATVSGLAGHAVALTVGYALTLGALVVRRQGHSKRLVSPAP; this is translated from the coding sequence GTGAGCGTCCTGGCGCACGCCGCCGCCGTCCTCGTGACCGTTGCTGCGCTCGACATCACCCTGACCGACCGGATCGGCATGCTCTTCGACCTGGTCTTCATCACCACCTGCCTGATGACCGCGCTGGCGGCCCGGCCGGGCGACTTCTTCGTCGTCGGCATCGCTCCCCCGCTGGCACTGCTCGCGCTGTGCCTCGTCCTGGCCGCGTTCGCGCCCGCGACGGTCGCCGATGCCGGCGACGGCCTCGTCCAGGCGACAGTGAGCGGACTTGCCGGGCACGCGGTCGCCCTGACCGTCGGCTACGCGCTGACGCTGGGTGCCCTCGTCGTACGCCGACAGGGTCACTCGAAGCGGCTGGTGTCCCCCGCGCCCTGA
- the glpX gene encoding class II fructose-bisphosphatase — protein MPPETNDATTPPGLATPTHAPDRNLALELVRVTEAAAMAAGRWVGRGDKNGADGVAVEAMRQLIATVGMNGTVVIGEGEKDDAPMLYNGERVGDGSGPECDVAVDPIDGTTLTAKGMTNAVSVMAVAPRGTMYDPSAVFYMEKLVVGPEAADVVDIRLPVAENIDRVAKARRSSASDITVCLLDRPRHEQLVDEIRATGARIKFISDGDVAGAIMAARADTGVDMLMGVGGTPEGIITACAMKALGGTIQGRLWPIDDEERQRALDAGHNLDADHVLTNDDLVSGDDVFFVATGITDGELLKGVRYYAGGATTHSLVMRSRSGTIRTITSEHKLTKLRAYAAVDLEH, from the coding sequence ATGCCGCCCGAGACGAACGACGCGACGACGCCCCCCGGCCTGGCCACCCCCACCCACGCCCCGGACCGCAACCTCGCCCTCGAGCTGGTGCGCGTCACCGAGGCCGCCGCGATGGCGGCCGGACGGTGGGTCGGACGCGGTGACAAGAACGGCGCCGACGGCGTCGCAGTCGAGGCCATGCGCCAGCTGATCGCGACCGTCGGGATGAACGGCACCGTCGTTATCGGCGAGGGCGAGAAGGACGACGCCCCGATGCTCTACAACGGCGAGCGCGTCGGCGACGGCAGCGGACCGGAGTGCGACGTCGCCGTCGACCCGATCGACGGCACGACGCTCACCGCCAAGGGCATGACCAACGCCGTGTCGGTGATGGCCGTGGCGCCGCGCGGCACGATGTATGACCCCTCGGCCGTCTTCTACATGGAGAAGCTCGTCGTGGGCCCCGAGGCCGCCGACGTCGTCGACATCCGGCTGCCGGTGGCGGAGAACATCGACCGCGTCGCCAAGGCCCGCCGCTCCAGCGCCTCCGACATCACCGTCTGCCTGCTCGACCGCCCGCGCCACGAGCAGCTGGTCGACGAGATCCGCGCCACCGGCGCACGGATCAAGTTCATCAGCGACGGCGATGTCGCCGGCGCGATCATGGCGGCCCGTGCCGACACGGGGGTCGACATGCTGATGGGCGTCGGCGGCACGCCCGAGGGGATCATCACCGCCTGCGCCATGAAGGCGCTCGGCGGCACCATCCAGGGCCGGTTGTGGCCCATCGACGACGAGGAGCGCCAGCGCGCGCTCGACGCCGGCCACAACCTCGACGCCGACCACGTGCTCACCAACGACGACCTGGTCAGTGGTGACGACGTCTTCTTCGTCGCCACCGGCATCACCGACGGCGAGCTGCTCAAGGGCGTGCGCTACTACGCCGGCGGCGCCACCACCCACTCGCTCGTGATGCGCTCGCGCAGCGGCACGATCCGCACCATCACCTCCGAGCACAAGCTCACCAAGCTGCGGGCCTACGCGGCGGTCGACCTGGAGCACTGA
- a CDS encoding TOBE domain-containing protein, which translates to MYYRISETADLLGVSDDTVRRWGEAGRVEIAPGPDGRASVHGPDLARLARELADDPHAAGLRRGSVSARNRLRGIVTDVRKDTVMAQVELTCGPYRVVSLMSAEAADELGLEPGVVAIASVKSTSVVVERP; encoded by the coding sequence GTGTACTACCGCATCTCCGAGACTGCCGACCTGCTGGGCGTGAGCGACGACACCGTACGCCGCTGGGGTGAGGCCGGGCGGGTGGAGATCGCTCCCGGCCCCGATGGGCGGGCCAGCGTGCACGGCCCCGACCTCGCGCGCCTCGCCCGCGAGCTCGCCGACGACCCCCACGCCGCTGGCCTGCGGCGCGGGTCGGTGAGCGCCCGCAACCGGCTGCGCGGCATCGTGACCGACGTCCGCAAGGACACCGTGATGGCGCAGGTCGAGCTGACCTGCGGGCCCTACCGCGTGGTCTCGCTCATGAGTGCCGAGGCGGCCGACGAGCTCGGTCTGGAGCCCGGCGTCGTCGCGATCGCGTCGGTCAAGTCCACCAGCGTCGTGGTGGAGCGCCCGTGA
- a CDS encoding carbohydrate kinase family protein, translating to MPAPDPLALVVGEALVDVLGPHGRDRVPGGSPLNVAVGLSRLGVTTTLVTELAADADGERIRAHARASGVTVRADDARRTSTATVLLDADGVAGYTFDVAWSLAPDPDRDAADLDKVGLFHCGSIAAYLAPGAAGVDVLLEEAVARGAFTSFDPNIRAPFVGDPDAAWRRTQAVAARCDLVKLSDEDASFLASALGVPGDPVEAVARALLRGRTQLVVVTAGPRGCVVADRDGVRRFPGGPPVEVADTVGAGDSFMAALLAHVAGRLRRGASALPQPGNFTELEDLVAYADAAARVTVTRAGADPPWHHEL from the coding sequence GTGCCCGCGCCGGACCCGCTCGCCCTGGTCGTCGGTGAGGCGCTCGTCGACGTCCTCGGCCCCCACGGCCGGGACCGGGTGCCGGGCGGCTCGCCGCTCAACGTCGCGGTCGGCCTGAGCCGGCTGGGGGTCACGACCACGCTGGTGACCGAGCTGGCGGCAGACGCCGACGGCGAGCGCATCCGTGCGCACGCGCGGGCCTCCGGTGTCACCGTCCGCGCCGATGACGCCCGGCGGACCAGCACCGCGACCGTGCTCCTGGACGCCGACGGCGTCGCCGGCTACACGTTCGACGTCGCCTGGTCGCTCGCGCCCGACCCCGACCGAGACGCCGCCGACCTCGACAAGGTCGGCCTCTTCCACTGCGGCTCGATCGCGGCCTACCTCGCCCCGGGCGCGGCGGGGGTCGACGTACTCCTCGAGGAGGCGGTGGCGCGCGGCGCGTTCACCAGCTTCGACCCCAACATCCGCGCCCCCTTCGTCGGTGACCCGGACGCCGCCTGGCGGCGCACGCAGGCGGTCGCCGCACGCTGCGACCTCGTGAAGCTCAGCGACGAGGACGCGTCCTTCCTCGCGAGCGCGCTGGGCGTCCCCGGCGACCCGGTCGAAGCCGTCGCGCGAGCGCTGCTTCGCGGACGGACCCAGTTGGTCGTCGTCACCGCCGGGCCGCGCGGATGCGTGGTCGCCGACCGCGACGGCGTACGCCGATTCCCGGGCGGCCCGCCGGTCGAGGTCGCCGACACCGTCGGCGCCGGCGACTCCTTCATGGCCGCGCTGCTCGCCCACGTCGCCGGGCGGCTGCGTCGCGGCGCATCAGCCCTCCCCCAGCCCGGGAACTTCACGGAGCTGGAGGACCTAGTCGCGTACGCCGACGCCGCGGCGCGCGTGACGGTCACGCGGGCGGGCGCGGACCCGCCGTGGCACCACGAGCTCTGA
- a CDS encoding 4-hydroxy-3-methylbut-2-enyl diphosphate reductase, whose translation MTSADLGMPPVLDPVHADRAVRLAAPRGYCAGVDRAVITVEKALELYGAPVYVRKQIVHNKHVVANLEQRGAIFVEEVAEVPEGATVVFSAHGVSPEVHRQSAERNLKTIDATCPLVTKVHHEARRFASDDYDILLIGHEGHEEVEGTAGEAPEHIQLVQTPEDVATIQVRDPERVAWLSQTTLSVDETMTIVAAIRERFPALLDPPSDDICYATQNRQQAVKTIAPDADLVIVVGSTNSSNSVRLVEVALEQGAKAAYLVDDAGEIDEAWLDGVRTVSVSSGASVPDDLVDGVLAYLSERGFPDAEAVRTAEESLIFALPPELRRDMRAAGIR comes from the coding sequence ATGACCTCCGCAGATCTCGGCATGCCGCCTGTCCTCGACCCGGTCCACGCTGACCGCGCCGTGCGGTTGGCCGCGCCCCGGGGCTACTGCGCGGGTGTCGACCGCGCGGTGATCACGGTCGAGAAGGCGCTGGAGCTGTACGGCGCACCGGTCTACGTCCGCAAGCAGATCGTCCACAACAAGCACGTCGTGGCCAACCTCGAGCAGCGCGGCGCGATCTTCGTCGAGGAGGTCGCCGAGGTGCCCGAGGGCGCGACCGTCGTCTTCTCCGCCCACGGCGTCTCACCCGAGGTGCATCGGCAGTCGGCCGAGCGCAACCTCAAGACGATCGACGCCACCTGCCCGTTGGTGACCAAGGTCCACCACGAGGCGCGCCGCTTCGCCAGCGACGACTACGACATCCTGCTCATCGGCCACGAGGGCCACGAGGAGGTCGAGGGCACCGCTGGCGAGGCCCCCGAGCACATCCAGCTCGTGCAGACCCCCGAGGACGTCGCGACCATCCAGGTGCGCGACCCCGAGCGCGTCGCCTGGCTGTCGCAGACCACGCTGTCGGTCGACGAGACCATGACGATCGTCGCCGCGATCCGCGAGCGCTTCCCTGCGCTGCTCGACCCGCCGTCCGACGACATCTGCTACGCCACCCAGAACCGTCAGCAGGCCGTCAAGACGATCGCCCCCGACGCCGACCTGGTGATCGTGGTGGGCTCGACGAACTCCTCCAACTCCGTCCGCCTCGTCGAGGTGGCCCTCGAGCAGGGCGCCAAGGCGGCGTACCTCGTCGATGACGCCGGCGAGATCGACGAGGCGTGGCTCGACGGCGTGCGCACCGTCTCGGTGAGCTCGGGCGCCTCCGTCCCCGACGACCTGGTCGACGGCGTGCTGGCCTACCTCAGCGAGCGCGGCTTCCCCGACGCCGAGGCCGTCCGCACCGCGGAGGAGTCGCTCATCTTCGCCCTTCCGCCGGAGCTGCGCCGCGACATGCGCGCCGCCGGCATCCGCTGA
- a CDS encoding ABC transporter permease, with protein MSRDVPPALGRIPPLLLVPALLGTAVVVLPMVGLLARSPWRDLSSLLGEPDVRRALLLSVTTSTLTAVVCLLLGLPLAWLLARGRFRGCRLLRAVLTVPLVLPPVVGGVALLGGFGRNGLLGGPLRDAFGVSLPFTTAAVVVAHTFVALPFFVLAVEGTLHTQGERYDAVAATLGARRWTTFRRVTLPLALPGIAAGTVLAWARSLGEFGATITFAGNFPGATQTMPLLVYTRLQDDPSAAYGLSLVMLALSLAVLVLLRDRWLGAGR; from the coding sequence GTGAGCCGCGACGTCCCTCCCGCCCTCGGGCGGATCCCCCCGCTGCTGCTGGTCCCCGCCCTGCTCGGCACGGCCGTGGTCGTGCTGCCGATGGTCGGCCTGCTCGCCCGCAGCCCGTGGCGCGACCTCTCCTCCCTGCTGGGCGAGCCCGACGTCCGCCGAGCACTGCTCCTGTCGGTCACCACCTCGACCCTCACGGCGGTGGTCTGCCTGCTCCTGGGGCTGCCGCTGGCCTGGCTCCTGGCCCGCGGGCGGTTCCGTGGATGCCGGCTCCTGCGCGCCGTGCTCACCGTGCCGCTCGTACTGCCGCCCGTGGTCGGCGGTGTCGCCCTGCTCGGAGGCTTCGGTCGCAACGGCCTGCTCGGCGGACCGCTGCGTGACGCCTTCGGCGTCTCCCTGCCCTTCACCACCGCGGCCGTCGTCGTCGCCCACACGTTCGTGGCGCTGCCGTTCTTCGTCCTGGCGGTCGAGGGCACGCTGCACACGCAGGGCGAGCGGTACGACGCGGTGGCGGCCACCCTGGGCGCCCGGCGGTGGACGACCTTCCGACGCGTGACCCTCCCCCTCGCGCTGCCCGGCATCGCTGCCGGCACCGTGCTCGCCTGGGCCCGCTCGCTCGGCGAGTTCGGCGCCACCATCACCTTCGCCGGCAACTTCCCCGGCGCGACCCAGACGATGCCGCTGCTGGTCTACACCCGCCTCCAGGACGACCCGAGCGCGGCGTACGGACTGAGCCTGGTGATGCTCGCGCTCAGCCTCGCCGTGCTGGTCCTGCTGCGCGACCGCTGGCTCGGAGCAGGCCGGTGA
- a CDS encoding exodeoxyribonuclease VII small subunit codes for MSESPSELGYEQARDELVEVVRALEAGGTDLEESLRLWERGEELARICERWLEGARARLDAVLAEDAADD; via the coding sequence ATGAGTGAGTCCCCCAGCGAGCTGGGCTACGAGCAGGCCCGCGACGAGCTGGTCGAGGTGGTCCGGGCGCTCGAGGCCGGCGGCACCGACCTCGAGGAGTCGCTGCGGCTGTGGGAGCGCGGGGAGGAGCTGGCGCGCATCTGCGAGCGCTGGCTCGAGGGCGCACGCGCGCGGCTCGACGCAGTCCTCGCCGAGGACGCCGCCGACGACTGA
- a CDS encoding alpha/beta fold hydrolase, with amino-acid sequence MVNPIGAQFLPEGFAGPRGLRALAREGFLVELGHYVARRRTTSRARKGTPYAGREVARAAQPVVLMPGFMAGDATLALLGRSLREEGYRTYRAQVHANVGCTREAADNLERRIEAIALRRNRKVAIVGHSLGGMIARGLAARRPDLVSGIVTMGSPMLAPAAVHQALAWDLQVLLTLSRAGIGGLMRAECVAGACAEGSFNESRLELPGGVGFTAIYSKRDGIVDWRGCIDPSAEAVEVWASHLGMILDPRVFDEVSTALRSFATEVPGQMPELPAARIACAG; translated from the coding sequence ATGGTGAACCCGATCGGTGCCCAGTTCCTGCCCGAAGGCTTCGCAGGCCCGCGCGGGCTGCGCGCGCTGGCGCGGGAGGGGTTCCTCGTCGAGCTCGGGCACTACGTCGCCCGTCGCCGCACCACCTCCCGCGCGCGCAAGGGCACGCCGTACGCCGGCCGGGAGGTCGCGCGTGCCGCGCAGCCGGTCGTGCTCATGCCTGGCTTCATGGCCGGTGATGCCACGCTCGCGCTGCTGGGCCGCAGCCTGCGGGAGGAGGGCTACCGGACCTACCGCGCGCAGGTGCACGCCAACGTCGGGTGCACCCGTGAGGCCGCCGACAACCTGGAGCGCCGCATCGAGGCGATCGCGCTGCGCCGCAACCGCAAGGTCGCGATCGTCGGGCACAGCCTCGGCGGGATGATCGCCCGCGGTCTCGCCGCGCGCCGCCCCGACCTCGTCAGCGGCATCGTCACCATGGGCAGCCCGATGCTCGCGCCCGCCGCCGTCCACCAGGCGCTGGCCTGGGACCTGCAGGTGTTGCTGACCCTGAGCCGCGCCGGCATCGGCGGGCTGATGCGCGCCGAGTGCGTCGCCGGCGCGTGCGCCGAAGGCAGCTTCAACGAGTCGCGGCTCGAGCTTCCCGGAGGGGTCGGCTTCACTGCGATCTATTCCAAGCGCGATGGCATCGTCGACTGGCGCGGCTGCATCGACCCGTCCGCCGAGGCCGTCGAGGTCTGGGCCAGCCACCTCGGGATGATCCTCGACCCGCGGGTCTTCGACGAGGTGTCGACCGCGCTGCGTTCGTTCGCCACCGAGGTGCCCGGCCAGATGCCGGAGCTGCCCGCCGCCCGGATCGCCTGCGCCGGCTGA
- a CDS encoding sulfate/molybdate ABC transporter ATP-binding protein, with the protein MSRPTSTPDSHALDARVVVARPGHRTDVRLRADAGDVVAVIGPNGAGKTTVLSALAGLVGLDDGCVRVHDQDWTHRPVPERDLGVVFSGQQLFPHLDAAANVAFGLRSRGVRRRDAAATAHAWLERFGVADLADRRPHELSAGQAQRVAIARALAPRPAVLLLDEPLTALDVRVATALRIELAAHLTAYDGVCVLVTHDALDALTLATRVLVLDGGRVVQEGSPTEVSRHPQTAHVARLVGLNVLRGEGTGDRLVLPGGTELVAVETPRGPSLASFPPAAVALHHDEPAGSMRNRWPVEVRSLAPHGGALRVQLTLAGEEQDLIADVTPLSATDLGLVPGRRVWAALKATEVTTYAAG; encoded by the coding sequence GTGAGCAGACCGACGAGCACCCCCGACAGCCACGCCCTCGACGCCCGCGTCGTCGTCGCGCGCCCCGGCCACCGCACGGATGTCCGGCTGCGCGCCGACGCCGGCGACGTCGTCGCGGTCATCGGCCCCAACGGCGCGGGGAAGACGACCGTGCTGAGTGCCCTCGCCGGCCTCGTCGGTCTGGACGACGGCTGCGTGCGCGTCCACGACCAGGACTGGACCCACCGACCCGTGCCGGAGCGCGATCTCGGGGTGGTGTTCTCCGGCCAGCAGCTCTTCCCCCACCTCGATGCCGCCGCCAACGTCGCCTTCGGGCTGCGCTCGCGCGGTGTCCGGCGCCGCGACGCGGCAGCGACGGCCCACGCGTGGCTGGAGCGCTTCGGCGTCGCCGACCTCGCCGACCGTCGCCCGCACGAGCTCTCCGCCGGCCAGGCCCAGCGCGTCGCCATCGCCCGCGCGCTCGCACCCCGCCCAGCGGTGCTGCTGCTCGACGAGCCGCTCACCGCCCTCGACGTGCGCGTCGCCACCGCCCTGCGCATCGAGCTCGCCGCCCACCTCACGGCGTACGACGGGGTGTGCGTCCTGGTCACCCACGACGCACTCGACGCCCTCACCCTCGCCACCCGCGTGCTGGTCCTCGACGGAGGCCGGGTCGTGCAGGAGGGATCACCCACGGAGGTGTCGCGTCACCCCCAGACCGCCCACGTCGCGCGATTGGTCGGCCTCAACGTGCTCCGCGGCGAGGGCACCGGCGACCGGCTCGTCCTGCCCGGCGGCACCGAGCTCGTCGCCGTCGAGACCCCGCGCGGACCGTCCCTGGCGTCCTTCCCCCCGGCCGCCGTCGCCCTGCACCACGACGAGCCCGCCGGGTCCATGCGCAACCGGTGGCCGGTGGAGGTCCGCTCGCTCGCCCCGCACGGCGGTGCGCTGCGGGTCCAGCTCACGCTGGCCGGCGAGGAGCAGGACCTCATCGCCGACGTGACGCCCCTGAGCGCGACCGACCTCGGGCTCGTGCCCGGTCGGCGCGTGTGGGCGGCGCTCAAGGCCACCGAGGTCACGACGTACGCCGCGGGGTGA
- the modA gene encoding molybdate ABC transporter substrate-binding protein, whose translation MRSVRRGPVLAATLLAAPLLAALTGCGGTGGSGTDDRTLVVLAAASLSESFGELAEVFEDANPGVDVRLSLDSSATLAQQAVEGAPADVLATADLRTMRTAADAGALAAEAEVFATNAMVLVTPADADIGITEFADIMGTTYVVCVESAPCGAISRELLDVNGIESDPASLEVDVKAVLTKVLLGEADAGMVYATDAAAAGDAVRTFEVPGAAGLLNDYPIAALAEAPEPDLARAWTDLVLSAEGQRVLARRGFGPARP comes from the coding sequence GTGAGGTCCGTACGCCGCGGGCCCGTCCTGGCGGCCACCCTGCTCGCCGCCCCCCTGCTGGCCGCGCTCACCGGGTGCGGTGGCACCGGTGGGTCCGGCACCGACGACCGCACCCTGGTCGTGCTCGCGGCCGCCTCGCTGAGCGAGAGCTTCGGCGAGCTGGCGGAGGTCTTCGAGGACGCGAACCCCGGGGTCGACGTGCGGCTCTCGCTCGACTCCAGCGCCACCCTGGCCCAGCAGGCAGTGGAGGGTGCGCCTGCCGACGTGCTCGCGACCGCTGACCTGCGAACGATGCGGACCGCCGCGGACGCCGGCGCCCTCGCCGCCGAGGCGGAGGTCTTCGCGACCAACGCGATGGTGCTGGTGACCCCCGCCGACGCGGACATCGGGATCACCGAGTTCGCCGACATCATGGGCACGACGTACGTCGTCTGCGTGGAGTCGGCGCCCTGTGGTGCGATCAGCCGTGAGCTGCTCGACGTCAACGGCATCGAGTCGGACCCCGCGAGCCTCGAGGTCGACGTCAAGGCGGTCCTCACCAAGGTGCTGCTCGGGGAGGCCGACGCCGGGATGGTCTACGCCACCGATGCGGCAGCAGCGGGCGACGCCGTGCGGACCTTCGAGGTGCCGGGCGCGGCGGGCCTGCTCAACGACTACCCGATCGCGGCGCTCGCCGAGGCACCCGAGCCCGACCTCGCCCGCGCGTGGACGGACCTGGTCCTGTCGGCCGAGGGGCAGCGGGTGCTGGCGCGCCGTGGGTTCGGACCGGCTCGGCCGTGA